A DNA window from Thermus tengchongensis contains the following coding sequences:
- the pheS gene encoding phenylalanine--tRNA ligase subunit alpha, producing the protein MRELEQEALAAIREAQDLEALKTLKARYLGKKGLLTQEMKALASLPLEERKAKGQALNALKEAIERALEEREKALVEEALQRALERERQDVSLPGVEVFTGGLHPITLMERELVEIFRSLGYQAVEGPEVESEFFNFDALNIPEHHPARDMWDTFWLEGEEHSLPGPLGEEVRGRLLLRTHTSPMQVRYMVAHTPPFRIVVPGRVFRFEQTDATHEAVFHQLEGLVVGEGITMAHLKGAIYELAQALYGPESRVRFQPVYFPFVEPGAQFAIWWPEGGKWLELGGAGMVHPKVFQAVDAYRKTLGLPPAYEGVTGFAFGLGVERLAMLRYGIPDIRYFFGGRLKFLEQFRGVL; encoded by the coding sequence ATGCGGGAGCTCGAGCAAGAAGCCCTAGCCGCCATCCGCGAAGCCCAGGACCTCGAGGCCTTAAAAACCCTGAAGGCCCGCTACCTGGGCAAGAAGGGCCTCCTCACCCAGGAGATGAAGGCCCTTGCCAGCCTTCCCCTGGAGGAAAGGAAAGCGAAGGGCCAGGCCCTAAACGCCCTCAAGGAGGCCATCGAACGGGCCTTGGAGGAGCGGGAAAAAGCGCTGGTGGAAGAGGCCCTGCAAAGGGCTTTGGAAAGGGAGCGCCAGGATGTCTCCCTGCCAGGGGTGGAGGTTTTCACCGGGGGACTCCACCCCATCACCCTCATGGAGCGGGAGCTAGTGGAGATCTTTCGCTCCCTGGGCTACCAGGCGGTGGAAGGCCCCGAGGTGGAGAGCGAGTTCTTCAACTTTGACGCCCTGAACATCCCGGAACACCACCCGGCCCGGGACATGTGGGACACCTTCTGGCTGGAAGGGGAGGAGCATAGCCTTCCCGGCCCCTTGGGAGAAGAGGTTAGGGGCAGGCTCCTTCTTCGCACCCACACCTCCCCCATGCAGGTGCGCTACATGGTGGCCCACACCCCTCCCTTCCGCATCGTGGTGCCGGGGCGGGTTTTCCGCTTCGAGCAGACGGACGCCACCCACGAGGCGGTCTTCCACCAGCTGGAAGGCTTGGTGGTGGGGGAGGGGATCACCATGGCCCACCTGAAGGGGGCCATCTACGAGCTGGCCCAGGCCCTTTACGGGCCGGAGTCCCGGGTGCGCTTCCAACCCGTCTACTTCCCCTTCGTGGAGCCGGGAGCCCAGTTCGCCATCTGGTGGCCGGAGGGCGGGAAGTGGCTGGAGCTGGGAGGAGCCGGCATGGTCCATCCCAAGGTCTTCCAGGCGGTGGACGCGTACCGCAAGACCCTAGGCCTCCCCCCGGCCTATGAAGGGGTCACGGGCTTCGCCTTCGGCCTGGGGGTGGAGCGGCTGGCCATGCTCCGCTACGGCATCCCCGACATCCGCTACTTCTTCGGGGGAAGGCTTAAGTTCCTGGAACAGTTCCGGGGGGTTCTATGA
- a CDS encoding DUF5639 domain-containing protein encodes MELHAADQYLVAPAEAGLLEVYARLSGTGLFPPFPPVELPGGVGGLVARGGFAQAFFFPAEVLGLTFKTPKGRVVRAGGVVVKNVQGYDLVRPFVGSFGLLGEALEVVFRLRPGRASAFLRRPFSGEFPALSPAPRFLFALEEGGAGWLYAYHFGHEKEVVRFREAFGGEEAGPMDLRPLFPQGMGVGEGPLKDLRFSWADGGRAPEPPEAFRRLAEAL; translated from the coding sequence GTGGAGCTTCACGCCGCCGACCAGTACCTGGTGGCCCCCGCGGAGGCTGGCCTTTTGGAGGTTTATGCAAGGCTTTCCGGCACCGGGCTCTTCCCCCCCTTCCCCCCGGTGGAGCTCCCAGGAGGGGTAGGGGGGCTGGTGGCGCGGGGTGGCTTCGCCCAGGCCTTCTTCTTCCCCGCGGAGGTCCTGGGCCTCACCTTCAAGACCCCCAAGGGCCGGGTGGTGCGGGCGGGGGGCGTGGTGGTGAAGAACGTCCAGGGCTACGACCTGGTGCGGCCCTTCGTGGGGAGCTTTGGGCTTTTGGGCGAGGCTTTGGAGGTGGTCTTCCGCTTGCGGCCTGGCCGGGCATCCGCCTTCCTCAGGCGACCTTTTTCCGGCGAGTTCCCCGCCCTCTCCCCTGCCCCCCGCTTCCTCTTCGCCCTGGAGGAAGGGGGAGCGGGGTGGCTTTATGCGTACCACTTCGGCCACGAAAAGGAGGTGGTCCGCTTCCGGGAGGCCTTCGGCGGGGAGGAGGCGGGGCCAATGGACCTGCGCCCCCTCTTCCCCCAGGGGATGGGGGTGGGCGAGGGTCCTCTCAAGGACCTTCGCTTCTCCTGGGCGGATGGGGGCAGGGCCCCAGAGCCTCCAGAGGCCTTTCGAAGGCTCGCCGAGGCGCTTTAG
- a CDS encoding MFS transporter has translation MRLAVVLSGVALYSALYAVVPLLPLLEALFRAPPGAAGPGMGLPLLLLVLLSPLVPRLSLPAGRILGAGLLLVGLGGILGALSPSLALWTLARLLQGVGAALVPALAIALIPSLYPQRALEMAGVYMAGNVLGGGLGRVLAGLLAEGVGVRGALFLLSLPALLLSLLLLRAPGGLPPLGRPRYDFSALPLYGVGAILLFLNLFLANLLPYRLLELGFRPGEVGLVYLAYLFGIPGSALSGPLARSLGAVATFRLAFALVLLGLGLLLLPPPYLVLGFVLMMAALFTAQSLASGAAGRRGAGVSGAYVASFYLGGTLAGLLYPLFLHSFPLAVALGMGLALWALLLAPVR, from the coding sequence ATGCGCCTGGCGGTGGTCCTCTCCGGGGTGGCCCTCTACAGCGCCCTTTACGCGGTGGTGCCCCTGCTTCCCCTCCTGGAAGCCCTCTTCCGGGCCCCCCCAGGGGCGGCGGGGCCGGGAATGGGGCTACCCCTTTTGCTCCTCGTCCTCCTCTCCCCCCTGGTGCCCCGGCTTTCCCTTCCCGCCGGGAGGATCTTGGGGGCGGGCCTCCTCCTGGTGGGCCTGGGGGGCATCCTCGGGGCCCTTAGCCCCAGCCTGGCCCTTTGGACCCTGGCCCGCTTGCTCCAAGGGGTGGGGGCCGCCCTGGTGCCGGCTTTGGCCATCGCCCTCATCCCTTCCCTCTACCCCCAAAGGGCCCTGGAGATGGCCGGGGTCTACATGGCGGGGAACGTCCTGGGCGGCGGGTTGGGCCGGGTGCTGGCGGGGCTTCTGGCGGAGGGCGTTGGGGTGCGGGGAGCGCTTTTCCTCCTCTCCCTCCCCGCCCTTCTCCTGAGCCTTTTGCTCCTGCGGGCCCCCGGCGGCCTCCCCCCTTTGGGGCGGCCCCGGTACGACTTTAGCGCCCTTCCCCTCTACGGGGTGGGAGCCATCCTCCTCTTCCTGAACCTCTTCCTGGCCAACCTCCTCCCCTACCGCCTCCTGGAGCTGGGCTTCCGCCCGGGGGAGGTGGGCCTGGTCTACCTGGCCTACCTCTTCGGCATCCCGGGAAGCGCCCTCTCCGGGCCCCTGGCCCGGAGCCTGGGGGCGGTGGCCACCTTCCGCCTGGCCTTCGCCCTGGTCCTCCTGGGCCTTGGGCTTCTCCTCCTCCCACCCCCTTACCTGGTCCTGGGCTTCGTCCTGATGATGGCCGCCCTCTTCACCGCCCAAAGCCTGGCCTCGGGGGCGGCGGGCCGGAGGGGAGCGGGGGTGAGCGGGGCCTACGTGGCCAGCTTCTACCTGGGGGGCACCTTGGCGGGCCTCCTCTACCCCCTCTTCCTCCACAGCTTCCCCCTGGCGGTGGCGCTGGGGATGGGCCTGGCCCTTTGGGCCCTCCTCCTGGCCCCCGTGAGGTGA
- a CDS encoding primosomal protein N' family DNA-binding protein, whose translation MRVLQVALPLPLPPMSYLPPLGQEGEEALGRRVAVPWRGEVRVGVVVGEGGRPSHALRHAIAYLDGAPYLRAEEVLFLEEAARYLFAPLGQVLADFLPPFPELRHRVRLYPGADPKVLPKGLEGLTAWQEAKGFDPKLLDFLREAGVLEEEVAFKEGKRVLLPLKEAHPDPALDSILQTLKAMGQAESLAALARAAGVGVARVKRLLQEGYIGYGEPLPPSPSGEPLEPLLLPERPERLNGGRFLERMRLLAGLVAEGDHLVLFPEVSLLERFLQHFPQARPYHGGLSPKEREALFRNPKGLVFATYGGLLLPFTPRSLVVVEEGSESYKLSSGSRAFVPPLAEMRARLLGIPLTFLSLVPAVEVLERPGLTFPVPKPRLFLIDLKRERGHPLTGRALALLRQVEEKGRQAVVLSPRLGYSALLLCADCGYKPTCPDCALPLRYHKEAKALLCHQCGHREAPPALCPVCGSPLLEPRGPGLEWLWEELRKATALPLYRYTKEAKDDLSPLLAGEPGVVVGTTALLRAPVLPELALVLLPYADGFLYDADFRAAERYHRLLWALTELRPGRRPLLALQTYTPDHPAHLALLEGSVEAFPWAEKALRELLDYPPKVRMVKLEVAHRLEARALEAAFALVEALKGVAKEGEVLGPAPAPLPRVKGQYVFHLLLKGTTERLGELLSRLDRRRFKLDPDPHRFVGLLED comes from the coding sequence ATGCGGGTGCTCCAGGTGGCCCTGCCCCTGCCCCTTCCCCCCATGAGCTACCTGCCCCCCTTGGGCCAGGAAGGGGAGGAGGCCTTGGGCCGGAGGGTGGCCGTCCCCTGGCGGGGGGAGGTGCGGGTAGGGGTGGTGGTGGGGGAAGGGGGAAGGCCCTCCCATGCCCTGCGCCACGCCATCGCCTACCTGGACGGGGCGCCCTACCTGCGGGCGGAGGAGGTCCTCTTCTTGGAGGAGGCTGCCCGTTACCTGTTCGCTCCCCTGGGCCAGGTGCTGGCGGACTTCCTGCCCCCTTTTCCCGAGCTCCGCCACCGGGTGCGCCTCTACCCAGGGGCCGATCCCAAGGTGCTGCCCAAGGGCCTCGAGGGCCTGACCGCCTGGCAGGAGGCCAAGGGGTTTGACCCCAAGCTGCTGGACTTCTTGCGGGAGGCGGGGGTCTTGGAGGAGGAGGTGGCCTTCAAGGAGGGCAAGCGGGTCCTCCTCCCCTTGAAGGAGGCCCATCCCGACCCCGCTTTGGACAGCATCCTGCAAACCCTTAAGGCCATGGGCCAGGCGGAAAGCCTCGCCGCCCTGGCCCGGGCCGCGGGGGTAGGAGTCGCCCGGGTGAAGCGGCTTTTGCAAGAGGGCTACATCGGCTACGGGGAGCCCCTCCCTCCTTCGCCTTCGGGGGAGCCCCTGGAGCCTCTCCTTCTCCCCGAGCGTCCCGAGCGGCTGAACGGGGGCAGGTTCCTGGAAAGGATGCGCCTCCTGGCGGGGCTGGTGGCGGAAGGGGACCACCTGGTCCTCTTCCCCGAGGTGAGCCTCTTGGAGCGCTTCCTCCAGCACTTTCCCCAGGCCAGGCCCTACCACGGGGGGCTTTCCCCTAAGGAGCGGGAGGCCCTTTTCCGCAACCCCAAGGGCCTGGTCTTCGCCACCTACGGGGGGCTGCTCCTTCCCTTCACCCCCAGGTCCTTGGTGGTGGTGGAAGAGGGAAGCGAGAGCTACAAGCTCTCCTCGGGAAGCCGGGCCTTCGTGCCCCCCTTGGCGGAGATGCGGGCCAGGCTTCTCGGCATCCCCCTCACCTTCCTCTCCCTGGTGCCCGCGGTGGAGGTCCTAGAGCGGCCGGGCCTCACCTTTCCCGTGCCCAAACCGAGGCTTTTCCTCATCGACCTGAAGCGGGAGCGGGGCCACCCCCTCACCGGGCGCGCCCTAGCCCTCCTCCGCCAGGTGGAGGAAAAGGGCCGCCAGGCGGTGGTCCTCTCCCCCCGCCTGGGCTACAGCGCCCTCCTCCTCTGCGCTGACTGCGGCTATAAGCCCACCTGCCCGGACTGCGCCCTTCCCTTGCGCTACCACAAGGAGGCCAAGGCCCTCCTCTGCCACCAGTGCGGCCACCGGGAGGCCCCTCCCGCCCTCTGCCCGGTTTGCGGCTCCCCCCTCCTGGAGCCCCGGGGGCCGGGGCTGGAGTGGCTTTGGGAGGAGCTCCGGAAGGCCACGGCCTTGCCCCTCTACCGCTACACCAAGGAGGCCAAGGACGACCTCAGCCCCCTGCTGGCCGGGGAGCCGGGGGTGGTGGTGGGGACCACCGCCCTTCTGCGGGCCCCGGTCCTGCCCGAGCTGGCCTTGGTCCTCCTGCCCTATGCCGACGGCTTCCTCTACGACGCGGACTTCCGGGCCGCGGAGCGCTACCACCGCCTGCTTTGGGCCCTCACGGAGCTGCGGCCCGGCCGGAGGCCCCTTCTGGCCCTCCAGACCTACACCCCGGACCACCCCGCCCACCTGGCCCTGTTGGAGGGGAGCGTGGAGGCCTTCCCCTGGGCGGAGAAGGCGTTGCGGGAGCTTTTGGACTACCCCCCTAAGGTGCGCATGGTGAAGCTGGAGGTGGCCCACCGCCTGGAGGCGCGGGCCCTCGAGGCCGCCTTCGCCCTGGTGGAGGCCCTCAAGGGGGTGGCGAAGGAGGGGGAGGTGCTGGGGCCGGCCCCCGCCCCTCTCCCCCGGGTGAAGGGGCAGTACGTCTTCCACCTCCTGCTGAAGGGGACCACGGAGCGGCTTGGGGAGCTTCTTTCCCGCCTGGACCGCCGTCGCTTTAAGCTGGACCCCGACCCCCACCGCTTCGTGGGGCTTTTGGAGGACTGA
- the alr gene encoding alanine racemase encodes MEARAWLEVDLLALRANWNLLRARARGEVIPVLKADAYGHGALPLARFLGSLGAKRVAVATVGEGRALRQGGVEGEVLLLGSLHPLEAEEALRWNLVPSLSTLEAARALAERARALGLTPRAHLKVDTGMRRVGFPWEEAREALQAVEALGVRVEGVYSHLATAGEDAAFVEVQRARFQKVREALGEGYFYHLENSYGLLLHGGENVRVGLALYGLVPGFGLKPILRLLARPTLVKRLRAGDRVGYGGEYLAQGGEWLATLPVGYADGLPRGAVRFVRGPGGELLPVAGRISMDQTTVLLPEPLPLEAVFEVLSPDFGPTGLLAWAEARGTIPYEVAVHLSRRLPRVYRHGEEVREVLD; translated from the coding sequence GTGGAAGCCCGCGCCTGGCTGGAGGTGGACCTCCTGGCCCTTAGGGCCAACTGGAACCTGCTCCGGGCCCGGGCCAGGGGGGAGGTGATCCCCGTGCTGAAGGCGGACGCCTACGGGCACGGGGCCCTGCCCCTGGCCCGCTTCCTAGGGTCCCTGGGGGCGAAGCGGGTGGCGGTGGCCACGGTGGGGGAGGGGCGGGCCCTGAGGCAAGGCGGGGTGGAAGGGGAGGTGCTCCTTTTGGGAAGCCTCCACCCCCTGGAAGCGGAGGAGGCCTTGCGCTGGAACCTGGTGCCCAGCCTCTCCACCCTCGAGGCGGCCAGGGCCCTGGCGGAAAGGGCCCGGGCCCTGGGCCTCACCCCCAGGGCCCACCTCAAGGTGGACACGGGGATGCGCCGGGTGGGCTTTCCCTGGGAGGAGGCGAGGGAGGCCCTTCAGGCGGTGGAGGCCTTGGGGGTAAGGGTGGAGGGGGTCTACAGCCACCTGGCCACCGCCGGGGAGGACGCGGCCTTTGTGGAGGTGCAGAGGGCGCGCTTCCAGAAGGTTCGCGAGGCCCTGGGGGAGGGGTACTTCTACCACCTGGAGAACTCCTACGGCCTCCTCCTCCACGGGGGGGAGAACGTGCGGGTGGGCCTGGCCCTCTATGGCCTCGTCCCCGGCTTTGGCCTCAAGCCCATCCTGCGCCTCCTGGCCAGACCCACCCTGGTGAAGCGCCTTAGGGCGGGGGACCGGGTGGGCTACGGTGGGGAATACCTGGCCCAAGGCGGGGAGTGGCTGGCCACCCTGCCCGTGGGCTACGCCGATGGGCTTCCAAGGGGGGCGGTGCGCTTCGTGCGGGGGCCAGGGGGGGAGCTTCTTCCCGTGGCGGGCCGTATCTCCATGGACCAAACCACGGTCCTCCTTCCGGAACCGCTTCCCTTGGAAGCGGTCTTCGAAGTTCTCTCCCCCGACTTTGGCCCCACGGGCCTCCTGGCCTGGGCCGAGGCCCGGGGCACCATCCCCTACGAGGTGGCGGTGCACCTCTCCAGGAGGCTCCCCCGGGTCTACCGCCACGGCGAGGAGGTGCGGGAGGTTCTAGACTAG
- a CDS encoding DUF3208 domain-containing protein: MQAVRLFQGYLWHPKELPLDPKALLPGEVEGARLLLDEVPPPTPFFQDGTPTHTQRFYQLTLLVLTEKPPEALEPLAERVAKGVEPLLQALPPGVGWLLLEDLRPL, encoded by the coding sequence ATGCAGGCGGTGCGCCTCTTCCAGGGCTACCTCTGGCACCCCAAGGAGCTTCCCCTAGACCCCAAGGCCCTCCTGCCCGGGGAGGTGGAGGGGGCGAGGCTCCTCCTGGACGAGGTTCCTCCCCCCACCCCCTTCTTCCAGGACGGCACCCCCACCCACACCCAGCGCTTCTACCAGCTCACCCTCCTGGTGCTCACGGAAAAGCCCCCGGAGGCCCTGGAGCCGTTGGCGGAGCGGGTAGCGAAAGGCGTGGAGCCCCTCCTCCAGGCCCTTCCCCCCGGGGTGGGCTGGCTCCTCCTGGAGGACCTCCGCCCCCTTTAG
- a CDS encoding glucodextranase DOMON-like domain-containing protein: MLFLFQDPLGDDKGLAYLYPQAALYREAGEGYADLLALAGEEREGRLVLKVRLARYPNPLGGPLGFSLATVVLWVDTEEEGEEELLPGLHTPKGQSWEVAYVLTGFGAEKRTPEGAREPVRAWREGEWVLLDTGLPPGPYGYYAGVGLFDPFAPWYLRPTSVEGGPWTLGAPPGSPPLVDLLAADPLDQVRAYQEGVLRPLRKPGLTLRRESLLAFGLGGVSLLLAFLLRKR, from the coding sequence GTGCTCTTCCTCTTCCAAGACCCCCTGGGCGACGATAAGGGCCTAGCCTACCTCTACCCCCAGGCGGCCCTTTACCGGGAGGCGGGGGAAGGCTACGCCGACCTCCTGGCCCTGGCGGGGGAGGAACGGGAAGGCCGCCTGGTCCTGAAGGTGCGGCTGGCCCGCTACCCCAACCCCCTGGGGGGGCCCCTGGGCTTCAGCCTGGCCACGGTGGTCCTCTGGGTGGATACTGAAGAGGAAGGCGAGGAAGAGCTCCTTCCTGGCCTCCACACCCCGAAGGGCCAGAGCTGGGAGGTGGCCTACGTCCTCACGGGCTTCGGGGCGGAGAAGAGAACCCCGGAAGGGGCGCGGGAGCCCGTGCGGGCCTGGCGGGAGGGGGAGTGGGTGCTCCTGGACACCGGCCTGCCCCCAGGGCCCTACGGCTACTACGCTGGGGTGGGGCTCTTCGACCCCTTCGCCCCCTGGTACCTGCGGCCTACAAGCGTGGAAGGGGGCCCCTGGACCCTAGGAGCCCCTCCGGGAAGCCCTCCCTTGGTGGACCTGCTGGCGGCAGACCCCCTGGACCAGGTTCGGGCCTACCAGGAAGGGGTTTTGCGGCCCCTGAGGAAACCCGGCCTCACCCTGCGGCGGGAAAGCCTCTTGGCCTTTGGCCTGGGTGGGGTTTCCCTGCTGCTTGCTTTCCTCCTGCGCAAGCGCTGA
- a CDS encoding gluconeogenesis factor YvcK family protein: MWTRRSKPLGFYLAAKGLARRFPPLRWLYPGMRVKRYAALAGLGVLLMAYGLARFLPPPPPEPWALGFVLLGLALLVGGIRSMNRSMLSAFTEPEAVPERVYVRRRLEQGPKVVAFGGGTGLSRVLRGLKEHTANSTAIVAVTDDGGSTGRLRAAFGLPAVGDLVDCLAALSDHPALPKLLHHRFQEGEFKGHTFGNLFLLTLNQEAKDFAQAILEANAILQLRGQVFPATPEAVRLKARLRDGSEVVGEVAIREKRGRIQEVFLEPEPERVMEEALKAIRRADLLVLGPGSLYTSVIPSFLPKPLLEALAKAKAPLVYVVNLMTEPGETDGYTAYDHYKAVAYHLGRRPEVVLVHTAPIPEEVQRRYAAEGRFPVPFDPRPFAVDGVRVMAGDFREEGPLAQHDPAKVVRALLSLV, from the coding sequence ATGTGGACAAGGAGGAGTAAGCCCCTGGGGTTTTACCTGGCAGCCAAAGGCCTTGCCCGGCGCTTTCCCCCGCTCCGCTGGCTTTACCCGGGGATGCGGGTCAAGCGCTACGCCGCCTTGGCGGGCCTTGGGGTTCTTCTTATGGCTTACGGCCTCGCCCGCTTCCTCCCTCCCCCACCCCCGGAACCCTGGGCCTTGGGCTTCGTCCTCTTGGGCCTCGCCCTCCTGGTGGGAGGGATAAGGAGCATGAACCGGAGCATGCTCTCCGCCTTCACCGAGCCCGAGGCGGTGCCGGAAAGGGTCTACGTGCGCAGGCGGCTGGAGCAGGGGCCCAAGGTGGTGGCCTTTGGCGGCGGGACCGGGCTTTCCCGGGTGCTTCGGGGCCTCAAGGAGCACACCGCCAACTCCACCGCCATCGTGGCCGTAACCGATGACGGGGGCTCCACGGGCCGGCTTAGGGCTGCCTTTGGCCTGCCGGCGGTGGGGGATCTAGTGGACTGCCTGGCGGCGCTTTCCGACCACCCTGCCCTTCCCAAGCTCCTGCACCACCGCTTCCAGGAGGGGGAGTTTAAGGGCCACACCTTCGGCAACCTCTTCCTCTTGACCCTGAACCAGGAGGCCAAGGACTTCGCCCAGGCCATCCTCGAGGCCAACGCCATTCTGCAGCTTAGGGGCCAGGTCTTTCCCGCCACCCCCGAGGCCGTGCGGCTTAAGGCCCGCTTGCGCGATGGCTCAGAGGTGGTGGGCGAGGTGGCCATCCGGGAAAAAAGGGGGCGGATCCAGGAGGTCTTCCTGGAACCCGAACCCGAGCGGGTCATGGAGGAAGCCCTTAAGGCCATCCGCCGGGCAGACCTCCTGGTTTTGGGCCCGGGAAGCCTCTACACCAGCGTCATCCCCAGCTTCCTCCCCAAGCCCCTCCTGGAGGCCCTGGCCAAGGCCAAGGCACCCCTGGTCTACGTGGTCAACCTCATGACCGAGCCGGGGGAAACCGACGGCTACACCGCTTACGACCACTACAAGGCCGTGGCCTACCACCTGGGCCGGAGGCCCGAGGTGGTCCTGGTGCACACCGCCCCCATCCCGGAGGAGGTCCAAAGGCGGTATGCGGCCGAAGGGCGTTTCCCCGTCCCTTTTGACCCCAGGCCCTTCGCCGTGGACGGGGTGCGGGTGATGGCCGGGGACTTCCGGGAGGAGGGCCCTTTGGCCCAGCACGACCCCGCCAAGGTGGTGCGGGCCCTCCTCAGCCTGGTATAA
- the rapZ gene encoding RNase adapter RapZ gives MRFLVLSGLSGAGKTTAKGFLEDLGYFMVDNLPPSLWKPLLQELEGRGVKRAGVVLDARALAFFGDLERALDELRPTVVYLEARPEVLLRRYNLTRRVHPLGAGNLMREIGEERRILGPLRARAHLILDTSELSPRALKEALARFLGEETGFLLRLLSFGFKWGPPQEADLVLDVRPLPNPHYDPALKPRTGLDPEVKAYVFREEGEPYYRALLSVVGLAAEGAQREGRAFYTAAIGCTGGRHRSVAVAERLAEELAGRFRVEVSHRDVDKEE, from the coding sequence ATGCGCTTTTTGGTGCTTTCCGGGCTTTCCGGGGCGGGCAAGACCACGGCCAAGGGCTTCCTGGAGGACCTGGGCTACTTCATGGTGGACAACCTTCCCCCAAGCCTCTGGAAGCCCCTCTTGCAGGAGCTGGAAGGCCGGGGCGTGAAGCGGGCGGGGGTGGTGCTGGACGCCCGGGCCCTGGCCTTCTTCGGGGATTTGGAAAGGGCTCTGGACGAACTGAGGCCCACGGTGGTCTACCTCGAGGCCCGCCCCGAGGTCCTCCTCCGCCGCTACAACCTGACCCGCAGGGTCCACCCCCTGGGGGCAGGAAACCTCATGCGGGAAATCGGGGAGGAGCGCCGCATCCTGGGGCCCTTGCGGGCCAGGGCCCACCTCATCCTGGACACCTCGGAGCTCTCCCCGAGGGCGCTAAAGGAGGCTTTGGCGCGCTTTCTGGGAGAGGAAACGGGCTTCCTCTTGCGCCTCCTCTCCTTCGGCTTCAAGTGGGGCCCGCCCCAGGAAGCCGATCTGGTCCTGGACGTGCGCCCCTTGCCCAACCCCCACTACGACCCCGCCCTCAAGCCCAGGACCGGGCTGGACCCAGAGGTGAAGGCCTACGTCTTCCGGGAGGAGGGGGAGCCCTACTACCGGGCCCTGTTGAGCGTGGTGGGGCTGGCGGCAGAAGGGGCGCAAAGGGAGGGAAGGGCTTTCTACACCGCCGCCATCGGGTGCACCGGGGGAAGACACCGGAGCGTGGCCGTGGCGGAAAGGCTCGCCGAGGAACTCGCGGGCCGCTTCCGGGTGGAGGTGAGCCACCGGGATGTGGACAAGGAGGAGTAA
- a CDS encoding CPBP family intramembrane glutamic endopeptidase: MSALYWTFGLSWGVYLLFYLLGGRWNPAPEEANPETALLLTAFGFLYMWIPGLVALYFARKEGVRLPLALRPNRYWLFAWLFPVALSLLSLPLSLPFAPWRGFAALYGGIPPEDLALLPQGFFRLIPLILLLTGLLAGATVNLVAALGEELMWRGYLWERLRDRGFWPASLEIGFYWGLWHAPLVLSGHNYPHEPLLGVPMMVLFALLLTPALLYVREKGGSLLAAALLHGTLNAVAGLSLLLVERTHDLLIGVVGLPGLFLLALFNLWLRRRV, encoded by the coding sequence ATGAGCGCCCTTTACTGGACCTTCGGCCTTTCGTGGGGGGTTTACCTGCTCTTTTACCTCCTGGGCGGGCGCTGGAACCCTGCCCCGGAAGAGGCGAACCCCGAAACCGCCCTCCTCCTCACGGCCTTCGGCTTCCTCTACATGTGGATCCCCGGCCTGGTGGCCCTCTACTTCGCCCGTAAGGAAGGGGTGCGCCTTCCCCTCGCTTTACGACCCAACCGCTACTGGCTCTTTGCCTGGCTCTTCCCCGTGGCCCTCAGCCTTCTCTCCCTCCCCTTGAGCCTGCCCTTCGCCCCCTGGCGGGGCTTCGCCGCCCTTTACGGAGGGATTCCCCCGGAGGACCTCGCCCTGCTCCCGCAGGGCTTTTTCCGCCTCATACCCCTCATCCTCCTCCTCACGGGCCTCCTGGCGGGGGCCACGGTGAACCTGGTGGCCGCCTTAGGGGAAGAGCTCATGTGGCGGGGGTACCTATGGGAAAGGCTTCGGGACCGGGGCTTCTGGCCCGCCAGCCTGGAGATCGGCTTTTACTGGGGGCTTTGGCACGCTCCTTTGGTCCTCTCCGGCCACAACTACCCCCATGAGCCCCTCTTGGGGGTGCCCATGATGGTCCTCTTCGCCCTCCTCCTCACCCCCGCCCTCCTCTACGTGCGGGAGAAGGGGGGCTCGCTGCTGGCCGCAGCCCTCCTCCACGGCACCCTGAACGCGGTGGCGGGCCTCTCCCTCCTTTTGGTGGAGCGCACCCACGACCTCCTCATCGGGGTGGTGGGGCTTCCTGGGCTCTTCCTCCTGGCCCTTTTCAACCTCTGGCTCCGGAGGCGGGTATAG
- a CDS encoding cob(I)yrinic acid a,c-diamide adenosyltransferase — protein MKIYTKTGDAGETGLYGAERVVKAHPRVEAYGTVDEANSAIGLARSLLPKEHLDLHDLLERIQNALFDLGADLATRMGSPYERNIARMDAEDVEGLERAIDRYMEESPPFRGFVLPGGHPAAAALHLARTVVRRAERKVVALSREEPVNPEAIRYLNRLSDLLFVLARVVNARQGVREEEWLVKKRR, from the coding sequence ATGAAGATCTACACCAAGACGGGGGACGCAGGGGAAACCGGCCTCTACGGAGCCGAGCGGGTGGTGAAGGCCCACCCCCGGGTGGAAGCCTACGGCACCGTGGACGAGGCCAACTCCGCCATCGGCCTGGCCCGAAGCCTCCTGCCCAAGGAGCACCTGGACCTCCATGACCTCTTGGAGCGCATCCAAAACGCCCTCTTTGACCTGGGGGCCGACCTGGCCACCCGTATGGGAAGCCCCTACGAGCGGAACATCGCCCGCATGGACGCTGAGGACGTGGAGGGCTTGGAGCGGGCCATTGACCGCTACATGGAGGAAAGCCCCCCTTTTAGGGGCTTCGTCCTGCCCGGGGGGCACCCGGCGGCGGCGGCCTTGCACCTGGCCCGCACCGTGGTGCGCCGGGCGGAGCGCAAGGTGGTGGCCTTAAGCCGGGAAGAGCCCGTGAACCCCGAGGCCATCCGCTACCTAAACCGCCTTTCCGATCTCCTCTTCGTCCTGGCCCGGGTGGTGAACGCCCGCCAAGGGGTGCGGGAAGAGGAATGGTTGGTGAAGAAACGCCGCTAG